The genomic region CGGATGACGGCGACGAGGTCGTGGTCGGGGTCGACCCAGATGACGTTGCTGCCGGCGCCCAGGGCGAAGAAGCTGCTGGCGGGCGCACTGGGGTAGAGCTTGCGGTCGCTGTTGAGCCACCAGAGGTAGCCGTACGTGGGCTTGATGGCGGCTGGCGTGGTGGCGGCGCGCACCCAGTCTTCGGACAGCAGATGGCGCCCGGCCCAGCGGCCCCGGCGCAGGTACAGGAGCCCGAATCGCGCCTGGTCGCGCGCGCTGATGAACATCCCCCCGCCCCAGTGGCTCCCGCCGCTCACCGACTGCACCCGCCGCCCATCCACCAGGACGAACGAGTTGCGGTAGCCGTACCACTCCCAGCCGCGCGAGGCGCCGATGGGGTCCATCACCCGCTCATGCAGCACCTGCGGCAGCGGGCGGTGCCACACGCGCAGCAGTGAAAGCGCGGTGCGGTTCACGCGAACGTCGTTGTACTCCCAGAAAGTGCCCGGCGCCCGCAGCGTGCGGTCGTGGCCCTCGCGGCGGTCGGCCACGTCGGGCTTGTCCCACAGCGTGCCCTCCCACTCGCTCGTCTGGTTGAGCAGCATGCGCCAGGTGATGGGCGCGTCGTGTGGGCTGTCGAAGCCGCCGTCGTGCACGTAGGCTCGCACGGAATCGTCCACGCTGCGGATGAGGCGGCGGTCCAGCGCGACGCCCGCGAGCGTGCCCAGGAAGCTCTTGGCGATGCTGAAGGTGATGTCCGGCCGGCGCGTGTCGCCCCACTCGGCGGCGATGTAGCCGTGGCGGATGACCAGCCCGGCGGGGCCGCCGCGGTCGCGCACCGGGCCCAGGATCTCGCCATACGGGCCGGCGCCCAGCCCGCTCTCGCGAATGGCGCGGGCGATGTCGTGCGGCCACGGCGTCTCGTGCGCCTGCGCGTAGGCGACCGCGGCGGCCAGTGCGTCCGCGCGGAAGCCGAGCTGTGCGGGATCTCGCCGCTCCCAGCCGTCGCCCGCGGGCGGGTAGTACACGGCTTCCGCGCGCGCACTCGCCGCCGCGACCGTGGACGGCGGACGTCCCGCCGCCGTGGCCGAGCACGCCGTCGCCGCCAGCAGCATCGACAGACCCGCTGCCCGCCGTACCATCGCCCGCAGGTCACGCATCGTCACCCCGCTCGTCGGTCCTGGGTTCGTATCGGCTTCTTCGTCCGCCGGTCCGCGTGTGCACGCAAACCGCTCGCCGCGCATGGACGGCCACGCCGTTACCGGAACAGTGCGCTGTAGATCATTCTGCAGCGCCTGTTTCGACGCGGGCGCATCTGCCTCGGCCGAGGCCAAGGGCGGTGTGAGCGTTGGATTGGGCGATAGGGAAGATGCGCATCCAGCGACTGACCGTGTCGTTCGGGAGATGCGCATCCGCTGATGCGCCGCGGGTCGGGAGATGTGCATCGTCGGACGCGCATCTCCGAAGCGCCACGGCGGATGGGTGGCTTCTCATCTACCGAGATTCGTAGACGATGCGCGGCTTGCATCTCCCGATAGATCGCGAAGATGCGGGGCCGTGCATCTCCCGATCAGCCTTCGGTTTCGACGAAGACGGGTACGGTGAAGTGGAAGGTGCTGCCTTCGCGCAGGCGGCTCTCGACCCAGATGCGCCCGCCGTGCGCTTCCACGATTCCCTTGGCGATGGCGAGGCCCAGCCCCGTGCCGCCGCGCCGCGACCGGTCCGCCTGCCAGAAGCGGTCGAAGAGGAAGGGCTGGTGCTCGTCCTGTATCCCCGGCCCCGTGTCCGCCACGGAGAAGCGCACCTCGCCGTCGCCGCGCGCGGCGCTCACCACGATGCGGCCGCCCTCGGGCGTGAACTTGATGGCGTTGCCGACCAGGTTGGAGAGCACCTGGAGGAGCCGGTCGGCCTCCAGCCACACCGGCGGCAGCCCGTCGGGCACCTCGTGCTCCAGCCGCTGTGCGCGGGTGTCGGCCAGCGGGCGCAGCATGGCCACCGCGGCGCGGACCAGCGAGGCGGCGGGGTGAGGCTGGCGCTCCAGGCTCATGTGCCCGGCGTCCATGCGCGCCAGGTCCACCAGGTTTTCGATGAGCCGGTTCATCTGCCCGGCGGCCATGACCACGCCCTCCAGCGCGGCGCGGGTGTCGCCATCCGCGCGGTCCACCGCCTCCATGGCGATGCCGGTGTTGAGCATGATCACCCCCAGCGGGTTGCGCAGGTCGTGCGAGACGATCTGCAGCACCTGCTCGCGGGCGTGCACGGCCTGGCGCGTCTCGCCGTACAGCCGCGCGTTGTCGATGGCGAGCGCGGCGCGGCGTGCGATCTCGCCGGCGGTGACCAGGTCGTCGGGGCCGTACTCGCGCTCGCTGCCGTCCAGCCCGTAGCTGATGGCGCCCAGCGTCTCGCCGTGCACCCGCAGCGGCGCGACGATGAGGGAGCGCGGATAGAGCACGGCGTCGCCCGGCTCGTCGCCCTCGGCCACGGCCTCCTGCGGCGGCAACGCGGGCACCAGCTCGGGCGCGCCCGTTCGCAGCACCCGCGCGACGGGGGCGAAGATGCTGCCGGGGCGCAGCGGGTGGCGGTGCAGGTACTCGCGCAGCCGCGCCTCGCGCTCAGGGTCCACGTGCGCGGCCTCCAGCCGCCGCACGGCGCCTGCGGTGTCCAGCAGGTACACGATGCACGAGTCCGCCATGCGCGGCAGCACCAGGCGCGCGACGGTGCGCAGCGTGGCCTCGTGGTCCAGCGACGCCGAGAACAGCTCCGACACCTCGGCGACGATGCGGGCCTGCTGCTCGGCGCGCTCGGCGTCGCCGCGGCCGCGCTCCATCTCCTGCCGCACGTCTTCCATGAGCAGCAGCACCATGGCGAAGCCCAGAACCAGGTGCAGCAGCAGGTCCACGTACGAGTTGTAGTGCACCATCGCCCCCATCGCGGTGCCGAGCGCGGCCGGCAGGTACCCCGCGAAGCCGAACGCCGCGAAGTACACCGCGGCGCACACGGACAGCAGCGCGAAGCAGGCGGCCGCGGCGACCGGGCCGGTGGCCCCGCGCCCGTGCCGCGCGCGGAAGAGCGCCACCGCACAGCCCGCGGTGGCCGCGAGCGCCACCGG from Longimicrobiaceae bacterium harbors:
- a CDS encoding serine hydrolase; the encoded protein is MRDLRAMVRRAAGLSMLLAATACSATAAGRPPSTVAAASARAEAVYYPPAGDGWERRDPAQLGFRADALAAAVAYAQAHETPWPHDIARAIRESGLGAGPYGEILGPVRDRGGPAGLVIRHGYIAAEWGDTRRPDITFSIAKSFLGTLAGVALDRRLIRSVDDSVRAYVHDGGFDSPHDAPITWRMLLNQTSEWEGTLWDKPDVADRREGHDRTLRAPGTFWEYNDVRVNRTALSLLRVWHRPLPQVLHERVMDPIGASRGWEWYGYRNSFVLVDGRRVQSVSGGSHWGGGMFISARDQARFGLLYLRRGRWAGRHLLSEDWVRAATTPAAIKPTYGYLWWLNSDRKLYPSAPASSFFALGAGSNVIWVDPDHDLVAVIRWIDNKEIDAFIARVMAAVE
- a CDS encoding HAMP domain-containing sensor histidine kinase, producing MTLPQALRLIAFVGLLAQLVGALLLASLFLLLRRYGAARRRYWSLWTLAWAAQVAGILALVVRYMLLPDLEDGLNDHDPPVVALFFAYQLAKLAFYAALALGARAWVRRDDAGVASRTGTPAAAALVAAMAFAAVPLALGRGLDGLVVWHAPVALAATAGCAVALFRARHGRGATGPVAAAACFALLSVCAAVYFAAFGFAGYLPAALGTAMGAMVHYNSYVDLLLHLVLGFAMVLLLMEDVRQEMERGRGDAERAEQQARIVAEVSELFSASLDHEATLRTVARLVLPRMADSCIVYLLDTAGAVRRLEAAHVDPEREARLREYLHRHPLRPGSIFAPVARVLRTGAPELVPALPPQEAVAEGDEPGDAVLYPRSLIVAPLRVHGETLGAISYGLDGSEREYGPDDLVTAGEIARRAALAIDNARLYGETRQAVHAREQVLQIVSHDLRNPLGVIMLNTGIAMEAVDRADGDTRAALEGVVMAAGQMNRLIENLVDLARMDAGHMSLERQPHPAASLVRAAVAMLRPLADTRAQRLEHEVPDGLPPVWLEADRLLQVLSNLVGNAIKFTPEGGRIVVSAARGDGEVRFSVADTGPGIQDEHQPFLFDRFWQADRSRRGGTGLGLAIAKGIVEAHGGRIWVESRLREGSTFHFTVPVFVETEG